The nucleotide window AGATAAGTCCGGGCTCAGGGTTTGCAGGGACGGACCTGTGTTTTCAGGTGTGCAGCTCCTGAATTCCGAACTTGGAAAGTATACCCGGGATGCCAGTGGGCGAAGAGTTAAAATTTAAGTTTGAATATATCCTTTTAAAGAATGAAGGAAAGCAGACTAAGTCATTCCAGTAAGCAGGAGAAGACCTAGATATGATTGGAAGGTTCAGATCAGGAGATGAGATTTTTTACGGAGATATTGAAAATGGACGCGTGTATCCAAAAGGTGGAGTTCCCGCAGGAATCTTTAACCTTTCGGAACTTCGCGTCCTCCCACCTGCATCTCCTTCAAAAATAGTATGTGTCGGCCTGAACTACCGGGATCATGCCGAAGAGATGCACATGGAAATCCCGGAAGAACCTGTCCTCTTTTTGAAGCCTCCTTCAGCGGTTATCGGGCATGAAGACAAGATAATTTATCCGGAATCCAGTTCCAGAGTAGAATATGAAGCCGAACTTGCATTCGTTATAGGTAAACGTTGCAAGAATATATCAGCCTCAAAGGCCCTGGATGTAATTGCTGGTTATACCTGCTTTAACGACGTGACTGCACGGGACCTCCAGTATAAGGACGTGCAGTGGACAAGATCAAAGAGCTTTGATACCTTTGCAGCTTTTGGACCTTATCTCGCTTCTCCCGATGAAGTTAATATCTCGGATGCAAAGATTGCCTGCAAGGTAAACGGGGAAACCAGGCAGGCTTCCAGCACTTCAAACCTTATTTTTGATATTCCATATCTTATTGAATTTATCACCGAGATCATGACCCTGGAAGTAGGAGATGTCATTGCCACAGGGACCCCTCCTGGAGTTGGAGAACTTCAGCGCGGAGATATTGTGGAAGTTGAAATCCAGGGAATCGGAACACTTAGAAACGAGGTTGTCTGATGCTGCTTGAGCCAATAGGAAATGAACTTGACCTTACCGAGCGCCATCTTCTGGTGCTTAAGAAAGTGATTGAAGAAGCTCCCATCGGGATTCTAAAACTTTCAGAAGTCACCGGAATGCAGAACCATAAAGTGCGCTACTCGCTCAGAGTCCTTGAGCAAGCCAACCTTATCAAGCCCTCGGCTCAGGGTGCCGTACCCGGAGATGCGGTTCCGAAATTTCTTGAGGAATTTGAAATCGAGTTTAAGAAAATAAGCGAGAAAATATCTCGTATCCAGAAGATAGAAGATTCCATCCCAAAATAGATCCGCATTCATTTAGTAGGCGAAAAAGTTGTCTATCTTTTTTCTTTTATACTAATTCTCTTGTTCCTTTTTAACTATCTTTTCCTTTTTTGAGGGATTGACTGAACCTATCTGAATTCTAACTTTTTCAGTTATTGAAATCCTCAAGGTTTCTCCTCTACTTTTACCTCCTGATGAGTTCTCTTGTATTACATTTTATCTAAATTGAAATTTAACTAAAAAAATTTAAAAATTAAAATTACGTTAAAGTATTATTTTATTAAATGAAAAAGAATGGAGAAGGATTCGTGAAGACTAACAAAAAATTATATTCAGGAACCTTAGCTGCAGTAGCCCTGATTTTATTTTTAATATTCATTTCGTCCACGGTATCGGCAACTACAGAGCAGCCAGGAGAAGGACAAATCACTATCACAGAAGAACAAATCAACGACATTCAGTCTGAATCTTCAACTCAATTTTCGGAGTCAGCACAGAATATCAATAAGTTATATGGCATAAATTTTAGCCCCTATATGGAAGGGCAGAGCCCAGATTATGGATCTAAGATAGACAAAAAACAAGTCATGAATCGTATGAAAATAATGGCACCATATACTGAGTGGATACGAACTTATGGAACGGAAAATGGCCTGGAGTATGCTGGCCCAGTAGCTCATGAAATGGGGATTAAGACTGCAATTGGTGCATGGCTTAGTGGAGATACTGAAGCAAATGAGAGACAGATAAGTAAGTTGATCGATGAAGCTAAGGCTGGTAATGTTGATCTAGCTATAGTAGGTAGTGAAACGTTGCTAAGAAATGATCTTTCAGAAGATCAGCTTATTGAGTATATCAAGCGTGTTAAACAGTCAGTACCCGCCGGCGTTAATGTTACAACAGCCGATACATATAGCGAGCTTCTGGCTCATCCTAAGGTAATGGATGAGTGCGATGTTATCATGTATAATAGCTACCCCTACTGGGAAGGTATCAGCATTGATAAAGCAATGGATCTTCAGGACAGCCGTTATAAGAATCTAGTTAATAATGTAAAGAATAAACCAGTCATTGTCTCTGAAACCGGATGGCCCAGCGCAGGAAACACGATTGGGAATTCTGTACCATCAGCTAACAACTCAGCCACGTATTTTTATTATTTTGTGTCATGGGCACGTAATAATAGTATTCAGTATTTTTACTTTGAGGCGTTTGATGAAACATGGAAAAGTGTTAACGAAGGCCCACAGGGTGCTCACTGGGGAGTATGGGACAAAGATGGCAATATGAAGCCTGGGATGGAAAAGGTCTTAAAGATCCCTCAAGCAAGTTTTTCGGGATCTCCTATTTCAGGAAACATTCCGCTGAAGGTTCAGTTTACTGATAAAAGTGCCAATAGTCCTACTTCCTGGAAATGGAGCTTTGGAGACGGAAAATCTTCAACAACTAAAAATTCGGTACATACATACAGTAAAGCTGGAAAGTATACTGTCAGCTTGACAGTAAAGAATGCCGCCGGAACAAACACAAAAACAATAAAGGATTATATAACTGTAAAAACAGCTCCTGTAAAACCTGTTGCTGCATTCTCTGCATCCCCAACTTCAGGATATGCACCACTGAAAGTAAAATTTACTGACAAAAGTGCCAATAGTCCTACTTCCTGGAAATGGACTTTTGGAGATGGAAAAACTTCGACATCCAAGAGTCCTGCATATACCTACAGTAAAGCAGGAAAATATACTGTCAGTTTAACAGTAAAGAATGCCGCAGGAAGCAGTTCGAAAACAATAAAGAATTATATCGTCGTAAACGCATTGAAAGCTCCGGTTGCTTCTTTTTATGCTTCTCCAAGGTCAGGAAAAGTACCACTGAATGTGCAGTTTACTGACAAAAGCAGCAATAGTCCAACTTCATGGAAATGGAGCTTTGGAGACGGAACTTATTCAACAGCCAAAAACCCTGTACATAAGTACAGTAAAATCGGAAAATACACTGTCAGCTTAACAGTGAAAAACGCCAAGGGAAGCAATACTAAAACCATATCTAATTATATCATAGTAAAAAAATAAATGAATATTGTAAATTCAAACGATAATAGGACTTACGCACTTCAGGAATAAAATCAAATATAGTAAAGACTGTAGATTAAAATCACTTTTTAAACAGTTAACAGTCTTCAAACAGTTAACCGTCTGATACTGTTGATTTTTCAGTTCAACTGCGTAAGTCCTAGATAAAAAACGAAGTCAGAAAAGAGTGAGAAAGTTATTTGCTGACTTTTATCATATAGAGTAGTATTTTTGAGAGAAAAAAATTGTCAATGGTAAACCTTACTAGTGCATCGGTTCTCAAATATATACATAGTAAGAAAATAATTACAATTTATGACGCAACTATTATTTTAAAGTCATATGCAATTCTGTAACACGGAAAAGGCAGCCGGTCGTGGAGTGATTCGATCTGGATATTATAACCACGGAAAGCACGGAAGACACGGAAAAAACATACCTTTACTAGTTATCCGTGTCTTCCGTGCTTTCTGTGGTTTTCAAAAATACATTTCTGAAATAGTTTGGAATCGATGCACTAGTACGTAATAGAGTCTTCTAGAATTGGTGGAAAGGTAAAAACTATTTTTCGGGTTTACAAGGTAGTATAGAAAATATACTCAAAATGAGAAAGCAATCTGAATTAATGCTGAATTAATTATTGAATTTTTTAGATGGATCTATTATCTCTTGGAAAGAAACTAAATACTTTAACACAATTTTCGAGTTATATCCAGAAATCCACCAATAAGTAAAATTTTGAAAATGTACATATTATCGTTTGTTAGATTCAGTAATTAATTATATAAAATTATACAATTGATCATATTTTGTTGTTGGATCTAATTCTGAATATAAATAATAAGTATTTGGGAGAAGCTTCTATGACCTTAAGTCCTGAAGATATTAAAACAATTGAAAAATACGCTTATCAAAATGCTGTAAAATACGGGAAAGCCCCCCAACCTAAAGCTGTAATGGGCAAAGTTATGGGGGAGTGCCCTCAACTCAGATCTGACCCAAATGCCGTATCTGAGGCTCTTGAAGTTATTATTCCCGAGATTGCAAAGGGAAATCCTGAAACCTGGGAGGCAAAGCTTTCGGAAATTGCCCCCGAGCTTATTGAAGCCCTTAGTGTAAAAAAGGAGCCTGATAAGGGTTTAAAACCTCTTGAAGGAGCAGAAAATGGCAAGGTTGTAATGCGTTTTGCCCCGAATCCAAACGGGCCCGCAACCCTTGGTAGTGCAAGAGGAATGGTAGTTAATTCCGAATACGTGAAAATGTACAACGGAAAATTTGTCCTGCGTTTTGATGATACTGATCCTGATATAAAGCGGCCTATGCTTGAGGCTTATGACTGGTATCTCGACGACTTCAGATGGCTTGGGGTTGTGCCTGACCAGGTTGTTTATGCTTCGGATCATTTTCCTCTCTATTACGATTACGCAAGAAAACTTATCGAAATGGGCAAGGCTTATGTCTGCTTCTGTAAAGGAGAAGATTTCAAGCGGTTTAAGGATGCAAAACAGGCTTGCCCGCACAGGGATACCAGCCCTGAAGAAAACCTCATGCACTGGGAAAAAATGCTTGCCGGAGAATATGAAGACCAGCAGGCGGTGCTGAGGATCAAGACCGATATAAAGCACAAAGACCCTGCGTTGAGGGACTGGGGAGCCTTCAGGATAAGAAAAATGTCGCACCCCCGCCCTGAAATCGGGAACAAGTATATTGTCTGGCCGCTTCTTGATTTTGCAGGTGCAATCGAAGACCACGAACTGGGAATGACTCACATCATCCGGGGTAAAGACCTTATAGATAGTGAAAAGCGGCAGGGATATATCTACAAATATTTTGGCTGGAAGTACCCTAGAACAACCCACTGGGGCAGGGTCAAGATCCATGAGTTTGGAAAATTCAGTACCAGTACCCTGAGAAAAGCTATCGAGGCAGGGGAGTACAGCGGCTGGGACGACCCGAGGCTCCCTACAGTCCGGGCAATCAGGCGTCGCGGAATCCAGGCCGAAGCCCTCAAGAAGTTCATGATAGAGATGGGAGTCGGAATGACTGACGTAAGCATAAGCATGGAGTCTCTCTACGCCGAAAACCGCAAAATCGTGGACCCCATTGCAAACCGTTATTTCTTTGTCTGGGATCCTGTAGAACTGGAAATTACAGATGCGGAACCGACAGTTGCTAAGCTTCCTCTTCATCCTACTGACCATACAAGAGGACTCAGGGAAATTGCTGTAGGAAATAAGGTTCTTGTCTGCACTGAGGATGTTGAAAAATTGGAAGTGGGTTCTGTTATCCGCTTAAAAGATTTCTGCAATATAGAGGTTACTTCCCTTTCCCCGCTTCAGGCAAAGCTCTCTGATGTTTCTCTTGAAGCCCTTAAAAAAGCAAAAGCGAAAATTATCCACTGGGCCCCGCTTGACGGAATAAATGTGAAAGTACGCGGCCCTGAAGGTGATATCAATGGAATAGGTGAGCAGGGAATCGCAGCCGAACTTGACAAAATCGTACAGTTCGAACGCTTCGGTTTTTGCAGAATTGATGCAGTAAATAAAGGAGAAGTTGTGGCGTACTTTGCCCACAAATAATTTCTGGAAGAAGGTGGACAGGAAACTGTTCTCTTTTCTTTTGCTCACTTTTTTTAATTTTTTCATTTTTCCCAATTTTTTATCTGAAAGTGTCTGTAAGTTGTTAATTTGATATTTAAAAATGAGCTCACTCGGCTTTTTGGTCATTTTATAGAGAGTTTTTAATTTTGTGATTTTCAGCAGCGCTTCCTATCTAATTTCTTGACTCTTTTAAAGCTTATTTGAAACTCTCAAAAGTTTTTCTTTTATCTGTCTTTCCGCAGATGTTCTCTTAAAATGAATAATTTTCTTGCTATCGTTTTTGGAGAAATTTCCAGAAATTTAGTATTGAGATTATCTGAGATCTCAATTGTTGCTACCAAAAAACAAGAGGGAAAACCTTTACTGAATATTATAAGGTTTAAATGGATGAGTAAACGGAGACATACAATTTAAAATAATGGAAAGAGACGTGGGGAAAAACGATATCGGGAAAAATAGTGAAATTTATCAGACATCTGCGGAAAGTGGGTTTTACTTTTTTATACTGAAAAATTTCGCTATTTTTGTACGGATTTACTGCGACCTCTATTCATTTTCTCGAAATAAATTCTCTAAAATTACACATTTTCTTAAAGCTTAGATTTAAATGACAAAGTTTAAAAATGTAAATATGTCTAAATTATTAACATTTTTTATATTAAAAATAAATTAAAAGTTGAGGAGTAGGATAAATGAAAATTAACAAAAATTTGCATTCCATGGCCTTAGCTTCATCAGCCCTGGTTTTACTTTTGATTCTCGTTTCATCTACTGTATCGGCGGCTACTGAGCAAACTGCTTCGCTCAAGATCAATAAAACTCAGATTACCACCAGTGGATCAGCAGCGTTTCCTTCTATATATGGTGACAGGATAGTATGGGAGGACTGGCGTAACGGGAACCGGGATGATGGACCCTTCAATATTTACATGTACAATATCTCCACTCACAAGGAAACTCAAATTACTACCAGTGAATCGGCAGTGTCTCCTGTTATCTACGGTAACAGGATAGTATGGCTGGACGGGCGCAATGGAAACATTCAGAATGATACCGAGGGAGGACATGATGTCTACATGTACGATCTCTCCACTCACAAGGAAACTAGGATAACCAGTAGCACAATCCCTGCTGATGGATTCGGGTATGACCTCGGGATCGCTATCTCCGGTAACAGGATACTGTGGGGTGGCACATATCATTATTGCATTTATGATATTTCCACTCAGAAGGAAACTCAGGTCGACGATGTGCCAATAATCAATCCTGCTTTTTTCGGTAACATAATAGTGGGGGTATCTGATATTGATGGACGCCCGAGCAATCTCACAATGTATGATCTCTCCACTCATAAGGAAACTCAGATTACCAACAGCGGTTCAGCATTTAGTCCTGATATTGACAATAACATTATAGTGTGGGCAGATGAGCGCAGGGAAGATGAAGTTTACCACTCCGAGATCTACATGTATGATCTTTCCACTAAGAAGGAAACTCAGATTACCAATAGTAGATCAATATTTTATTATAGTCCTGCAATCTCCAAGGACAGGATAGTGTGGGAGGATTATAATAATGGAAATATTTACATGTATAATCTCTCAACTCAAGAAGAAACTCACACTAACAATACATCAGTTAGGGGAGGATTTGATTTCTATGGTGATAAGATAGTGTGGACGGATTGGGGCAATGAAAATGAAAAACCCAATGTCTACATGGGTACTCTCACCAGTTCAAACCTGCCAACTGCTGCCTTCTCTGCATCTCCAACCTCAGGAAAAGCCCCAATGAAAGTTCAGTTTATTGACAAAAGTACAGGAACACCAAAGAAATGGAAATGGAGTTTTGGAGATGGAACAACTTCAACCAAACAGAATCCAACGCATAAGTATTCCAAAGCAGGAGTTTATACTGTTAAACTTACAGTAACAAATGCTGCCGGCAGTAACACGGTAACAAAAACGAATTATATAACCGTGGCAGCAAAACCTGCTGCTGCATTCTCTGCATCTCCTACATCAGGAAAAACACCTTTAACCGTTAAATTTACTGACACAAGCGCAGGGACACCGATCAAATGGAAATGGGATTTTGGGGACGGAACAACTTCAACCAAACAGAATCCAACGCATAAGTATTCCAAAGCAGGGAAATATACAGTAACCCTCACAGTAACCAATGCAGCAGGCAGCAACACAGTAACAAAATCAAATTATATAACTGTGACAGCAAAACCAGTCGCTGCATTTTCTGCATCTCCAACTTCAGGAAAAGCTCCGTTAGACGTTAAATTTACTGACAAAAGTACCGGATCAACAACGAAATGGAAATGGGATTTTGGAGACGGAACAATTTCAACCAAGCAGAATCCAACGCATAAGTATTCCAAAGCAGGAAAATATACAGTAGCCCTCACAGTAACCAATTCGGCAGGCATCAACACGGTGACAAAATCAAATTATATAACCGTAACAAGAACTTCGCAAGCTCCCGTTGCAGATTTCTGGGGCTGGCCACTCTCAGGAAAAGCGCCACTAAAGGTAACATTTACGGAGACGAGCAAAGGATCGCCAACTTCATGGAAATGGGATTTCGGAGATGGAAAATCTTCAATAGAAAAGAGTCCAGTACACACATATTCAGCAGCAGGAACTTATACAGTTAAACTTACAGCAACAAATGCAGCAGGAAGTAGTACAAAAACAAAATGGAACTATATAAAAGTGGCAAAGTGACTGCAATTTTGAAAACGGTTGTAAACCTCCTGGGGTTCTATAAGATTAGATTTACAGTAAGTAATGTGGAAGGCAGCAGTACTGTAACGAAGACAAACTTCATAAAGGTGACAACAAACACAAGGCTGGGAACATACTCCGAAAGTAAATAAAACTGAATTGGAAAAAGAAAAAGATCAACGAGAAAGGGCAGTGATAGTATCATTGATACTATATGATAAACACGCCCTTTGACCTTATTTTACAATAATTGAAAGCCATCCTCATACTCCCAATTATTCAATAACTGGCTCCCAAGATCTAATTAATTAACTTTTTTAGCTAATGTGGAATTCTCAATGTTTTCGCTTCACGCTTTTGTGCCGAAATATTTGTGTTTCTACACTGATCCGCTTCAATCAGATATTTTTACATAAATCCTTGGAATGCGGATTCAATTAGAGTCAGTCATTTTCCAACAAACTCATAGTATTATACATTGTATATTTTCCAAAATTTTTTTTAAAAAATACAAAAATATTTTATAATATAACCTGTATAAACCTAGATGTCAACTCAGCAGTTGAACAACAGAAAGTGAAAAACCTTTCAGAAGAGTTGACCCGGCTAGAGGCCGTATTAGTAAAAAAAGTAATTATTGACCAGAAGGAATAACATCCTATGGTGGTCAGTAACAGGTTTTGAGTGATAGAAGCCAAAACTCTAATATCCGGCCCCACCTCCAATGACCGATCCCTATAATGTGATTGGAGAGTGAGACTCTGTGTGCAACGTGTCCGCCCCACATAAATCGCAGAGAACTGAATTAGATAGATTCAAAAATATTACGCAGACGTAATAAGAATCTTTGAATTACCGTATAGACCCGGCATAATTAGATTATTCATATACTCGGTCTAATTAGATAGTTCGGAAAAACATTACGAGTACGTAATATGGAATTTTGAGAAATATCT belongs to Methanosarcina barkeri 3 and includes:
- a CDS encoding glutamate--tRNA ligase; this encodes MTLSPEDIKTIEKYAYQNAVKYGKAPQPKAVMGKVMGECPQLRSDPNAVSEALEVIIPEIAKGNPETWEAKLSEIAPELIEALSVKKEPDKGLKPLEGAENGKVVMRFAPNPNGPATLGSARGMVVNSEYVKMYNGKFVLRFDDTDPDIKRPMLEAYDWYLDDFRWLGVVPDQVVYASDHFPLYYDYARKLIEMGKAYVCFCKGEDFKRFKDAKQACPHRDTSPEENLMHWEKMLAGEYEDQQAVLRIKTDIKHKDPALRDWGAFRIRKMSHPRPEIGNKYIVWPLLDFAGAIEDHELGMTHIIRGKDLIDSEKRQGYIYKYFGWKYPRTTHWGRVKIHEFGKFSTSTLRKAIEAGEYSGWDDPRLPTVRAIRRRGIQAEALKKFMIEMGVGMTDVSISMESLYAENRKIVDPIANRYFFVWDPVELEITDAEPTVAKLPLHPTDHTRGLREIAVGNKVLVCTEDVEKLEVGSVIRLKDFCNIEVTSLSPLQAKLSDVSLEALKKAKAKIIHWAPLDGINVKVRGPEGDINGIGEQGIAAELDKIVQFERFGFCRIDAVNKGEVVAYFAHK
- a CDS encoding PKD domain-containing protein, giving the protein MKTNKKLYSGTLAAVALILFLIFISSTVSATTEQPGEGQITITEEQINDIQSESSTQFSESAQNINKLYGINFSPYMEGQSPDYGSKIDKKQVMNRMKIMAPYTEWIRTYGTENGLEYAGPVAHEMGIKTAIGAWLSGDTEANERQISKLIDEAKAGNVDLAIVGSETLLRNDLSEDQLIEYIKRVKQSVPAGVNVTTADTYSELLAHPKVMDECDVIMYNSYPYWEGISIDKAMDLQDSRYKNLVNNVKNKPVIVSETGWPSAGNTIGNSVPSANNSATYFYYFVSWARNNSIQYFYFEAFDETWKSVNEGPQGAHWGVWDKDGNMKPGMEKVLKIPQASFSGSPISGNIPLKVQFTDKSANSPTSWKWSFGDGKSSTTKNSVHTYSKAGKYTVSLTVKNAAGTNTKTIKDYITVKTAPVKPVAAFSASPTSGYAPLKVKFTDKSANSPTSWKWTFGDGKTSTSKSPAYTYSKAGKYTVSLTVKNAAGSSSKTIKNYIVVNALKAPVASFYASPRSGKVPLNVQFTDKSSNSPTSWKWSFGDGTYSTAKNPVHKYSKIGKYTVSLTVKNAKGSNTKTISNYIIVKK
- a CDS encoding PKD domain-containing protein, translating into MKINKNLHSMALASSALVLLLILVSSTVSAATEQTASLKINKTQITTSGSAAFPSIYGDRIVWEDWRNGNRDDGPFNIYMYNISTHKETQITTSESAVSPVIYGNRIVWLDGRNGNIQNDTEGGHDVYMYDLSTHKETRITSSTIPADGFGYDLGIAISGNRILWGGTYHYCIYDISTQKETQVDDVPIINPAFFGNIIVGVSDIDGRPSNLTMYDLSTHKETQITNSGSAFSPDIDNNIIVWADERREDEVYHSEIYMYDLSTKKETQITNSRSIFYYSPAISKDRIVWEDYNNGNIYMYNLSTQEETHTNNTSVRGGFDFYGDKIVWTDWGNENEKPNVYMGTLTSSNLPTAAFSASPTSGKAPMKVQFIDKSTGTPKKWKWSFGDGTTSTKQNPTHKYSKAGVYTVKLTVTNAAGSNTVTKTNYITVAAKPAAAFSASPTSGKTPLTVKFTDTSAGTPIKWKWDFGDGTTSTKQNPTHKYSKAGKYTVTLTVTNAAGSNTVTKSNYITVTAKPVAAFSASPTSGKAPLDVKFTDKSTGSTTKWKWDFGDGTISTKQNPTHKYSKAGKYTVALTVTNSAGINTVTKSNYITVTRTSQAPVADFWGWPLSGKAPLKVTFTETSKGSPTSWKWDFGDGKSSIEKSPVHTYSAAGTYTVKLTATNAAGSSTKTKWNYIKVAK
- a CDS encoding fumarylacetoacetate hydrolase family protein, encoding MIGRFRSGDEIFYGDIENGRVYPKGGVPAGIFNLSELRVLPPASPSKIVCVGLNYRDHAEEMHMEIPEEPVLFLKPPSAVIGHEDKIIYPESSSRVEYEAELAFVIGKRCKNISASKALDVIAGYTCFNDVTARDLQYKDVQWTRSKSFDTFAAFGPYLASPDEVNISDAKIACKVNGETRQASSTSNLIFDIPYLIEFITEIMTLEVGDVIATGTPPGVGELQRGDIVEVEIQGIGTLRNEVV